The following are from one region of the Jatrophihabitans telluris genome:
- a CDS encoding lytic transglycosylase domain-containing protein: MSDPVRSTQGSPRTRPHRGPRRRPSAPRHAAVGVTNPGPSLGGWLPSPSRLSPAIPKALLAVGVALALGLLTTSSAGDAQTGRKSADTATAQRPGAGTGSPVRSITSVTDLSRGAPRGAKVITAQPVRVAKPRAADPRSVSALAANGIPSVALNAYRVAAARMASVQPSCGIDWSLLAGIGRVESDHGRYGGAALLADGTSSIPIIGQALDGNKWDYIADTDAGRLDGDPVYDHAVGPMQFIPSTWMAYGADGDGDGVANPFDINDAALGAARYLCAAGGNLRTDAGQRRAVLAYNHSDEYLALVLATARAYAAGTPITGPVTGNTTGPLPPVDAGFVPPVNPGAASAIEPAATPSASAPTTSRRGSGAGSGPNSGSGSGSGSGSGSRSGSGSGSGTAAGSGAAAGGTTSGSGSPAGGGAGAGGGGGSTPSPAPAPATSPAAGVPSVLPTSPAAPSSIPSPVGGVVTSTVCTVTGLLGNLIPAPCPNH; the protein is encoded by the coding sequence ATGTCCGATCCGGTCCGCAGCACGCAGGGAAGTCCGCGCACCCGCCCGCACCGCGGCCCGCGCCGCCGCCCGTCCGCGCCACGCCACGCGGCGGTCGGCGTGACCAACCCGGGACCGAGCCTCGGCGGCTGGCTGCCGAGCCCGTCGCGGCTGAGCCCGGCGATCCCCAAGGCCCTGCTCGCCGTCGGGGTGGCGCTGGCGCTCGGCCTGCTCACGACGTCCTCGGCCGGTGACGCCCAGACCGGCCGGAAGTCCGCCGACACCGCGACGGCCCAGCGGCCGGGCGCCGGAACCGGCTCCCCCGTCCGCAGCATCACCAGCGTGACCGATCTGTCCCGCGGTGCACCCCGCGGCGCGAAGGTCATCACCGCCCAGCCGGTGAGGGTCGCCAAGCCGCGGGCCGCCGACCCCAGGTCCGTGTCCGCGCTCGCCGCCAACGGCATACCGTCGGTCGCCCTGAACGCCTACCGGGTGGCCGCTGCCCGGATGGCCTCCGTGCAGCCGTCGTGTGGGATCGACTGGTCCCTGCTGGCGGGCATCGGTCGGGTGGAGTCCGATCACGGCCGCTACGGCGGCGCCGCGCTACTGGCGGACGGAACGTCGAGCATCCCGATCATCGGGCAGGCCCTGGACGGCAACAAGTGGGATTACATCGCCGACACCGACGCCGGCCGGCTGGACGGTGACCCGGTCTATGACCATGCGGTCGGTCCGATGCAGTTCATTCCGTCCACCTGGATGGCCTACGGAGCCGATGGGGACGGCGACGGCGTGGCCAATCCGTTCGACATCAACGATGCCGCGCTCGGTGCCGCCCGCTACTTGTGCGCGGCCGGGGGAAATCTGCGCACAGACGCCGGCCAGCGGCGGGCCGTCCTGGCCTACAACCACTCGGATGAGTATCTGGCGCTGGTGCTGGCAACGGCGCGCGCCTACGCTGCGGGCACCCCGATCACGGGGCCGGTCACCGGCAACACGACCGGGCCGCTGCCCCCGGTGGACGCCGGCTTCGTGCCGCCGGTCAACCCCGGCGCGGCCAGCGCGATCGAGCCCGCCGCCACGCCGTCGGCCTCCGCACCCACTACCTCCCGGCGCGGATCCGGCGCCGGCTCTGGGCCTAATTCTGGCTCGGGTTCTGGCTCGGGTTCTGGCTCTGGTTCTCGTTCTGGCTCGGGTTCTGGCTCGGGAACTGCGGCCGGCTCCGGAGCTGCGGCAGGTGGCACAACTTCGGGCTCCGGCTCGCCGGCAGGTGGCGGCGCGGGCGCTGGTGGTGGTGGCGGGTCCACACCGTCTCCGGCTCCGGCTCCGGCCACCTCGCCCGCGGCCGGTGTGCCCTCGGTTCTGCCGACCTCGCCCGCAGCGCCGTCCTCGATCCCCAGCCCCGTGGGCGGGGTGGTCACCAGCACCGTGTGCACGGTGACCGGGTTGCTCGGCAATCTGATTCCGGCGCCGTGTCCGAACCACTGA
- a CDS encoding peroxiredoxin, whose product MKQGDQIADFELPDQNGKNRQLSELLLDGPVVLFFYPAAMTGGCTKESCHFRDLAAEFAALGAQRVGISTDSIATQKQFAELNGFDYPLLSDADGAVAKQFGVKRRFGPLPVKRHTFVIGTDSRLIAEISSELNMDLHADEALKVLARP is encoded by the coding sequence ATGAAACAGGGCGATCAGATTGCCGACTTCGAACTCCCCGACCAGAACGGCAAGAATCGCCAGCTGTCAGAGTTGCTCTTGGACGGGCCGGTCGTGCTGTTCTTCTATCCAGCCGCGATGACGGGCGGGTGCACGAAGGAAAGCTGCCATTTCCGCGATCTCGCCGCGGAATTCGCCGCTCTCGGAGCCCAGCGAGTGGGCATCTCGACCGACTCGATTGCCACCCAGAAGCAATTCGCCGAGCTGAATGGGTTCGACTACCCGCTGCTGTCCGACGCCGACGGCGCCGTGGCCAAGCAGTTCGGGGTCAAGCGGCGCTTCGGCCCGCTGCCGGTCAAGCGACACACGTTCGTCATCGGAACCGACTCCCGCCTGATCGCTGAGATCTCGAGCGAACTCAACATGGATCTGCATGCCGACGAAGCGCTGAAAGTCTTGGCTCGGCCCTAG
- a CDS encoding HIT family protein, with the protein MTAPVESGASHPGELAEPYEFAGVPDAFQRLWTPHRMVYIGGEGKPQSDAEHHCPFCEIPSRSDDDGLIVARGELVFAVLNLYPYNPGHLMTVPYRHIADFTELTPDEGAELSLFVQQSMIALRAAANPMGFNIGINQGVVGGAGIAAHLHQHVVPRWGGDMNFMPIVGHTRVLPQLLHETRALIAEAWPATR; encoded by the coding sequence GTGACCGCACCGGTCGAGTCCGGGGCATCCCATCCCGGCGAGCTCGCTGAGCCGTATGAGTTCGCCGGAGTTCCGGACGCCTTCCAACGACTGTGGACGCCACACCGGATGGTCTATATCGGGGGCGAGGGCAAGCCGCAGTCCGACGCCGAGCACCACTGCCCGTTCTGCGAGATCCCGTCCCGGTCCGACGACGACGGCTTGATCGTCGCTCGCGGCGAGCTGGTGTTCGCCGTGCTCAACCTGTACCCCTACAACCCCGGGCACCTGATGACGGTGCCCTACCGCCACATCGCCGACTTCACCGAACTGACCCCGGACGAGGGTGCGGAGTTGTCGTTGTTCGTGCAGCAGTCGATGATCGCGTTGCGCGCTGCGGCCAACCCGATGGGGTTCAACATCGGGATCAACCAGGGCGTCGTCGGCGGTGCAGGGATTGCGGCGCACCTGCACCAGCATGTCGTGCCCCGGTGGGGCGGTGACATGAACTTCATGCCCATCGTCGGGCACACCCGGGTGTTGCCCCAGTTGTTGCACGAGACCCGTGCCCTGATCGCCGAAGCCTGGCCCGCCACGCGTTGA
- the thrS gene encoding threonine--tRNA ligase has protein sequence MSSSVAPAAAQPDPRPTLTVAAGTTPRAALESAAAAGVAGSDVNGPSGAVVVRDSAGALRDLDVPFETEDTVEPVAIDSPDGLNVLRHSTAHVMAQAVQELFPNTLLGIGPPVENGFYYDFLPSRPFTPEDLSAIEKKMTEIIKAAQRFSRREIADDDARSELAHEKFKLELIGLKGGGEADSPEAGNYTASELDAEEASQVGGGRLTMYDNVNKDGSLAWTDLCRGPHLPTTRRIPAFKLMRTAAAYWRGDQKNEQLQRIYGTAWPSKDALKEYLNRLEEAAKRDHRKLGVELDLFSFPDELGSGLAVFHPKGGILRRELEGYVRQRHIDEGFDFVNTPHISKDGLFHTSGHLPYYADTMFPPMDLEGSEYRLKAMNCPMHNLIYRSRGRSYRELPLRLFEFGSVYRYEMSGVVHGLTRVRGMTQDDSHTYCTPEQAPGEIKLLLNFLLGLLRDFGLDDFYLELSTRDPNSDKFIGSDSDWETATAVLEQAALDTGLELVPDPGGAAFYGPKVSVQARDAIGRTWQMSTVQYDFNQPARFELEYQSSDGSRQQPVMIHSAKFGSIERFIGVLTEHYAGAFPAWLAPVQAIAIPVSDDQIDYLLDVAATLKKAGIRVEVDASSERMQKKIRSAQQAKVPFMLIAGAQDVDNRAVSFRYRDGEQRNGVPIEQAVAEIADFVARRVNSSPTAADFGAGTGPRS, from the coding sequence GTGTCCAGTTCCGTGGCGCCCGCAGCAGCTCAGCCGGATCCCCGGCCGACTCTGACGGTGGCCGCGGGCACCACGCCCCGGGCAGCACTGGAATCGGCCGCCGCGGCCGGTGTTGCCGGCAGCGACGTCAACGGGCCGTCGGGTGCCGTCGTGGTCCGCGATTCCGCGGGCGCGCTGCGCGACCTGGACGTTCCCTTCGAGACCGAGGACACCGTCGAACCTGTAGCGATCGACTCGCCGGACGGCCTGAACGTGCTGCGCCACTCGACCGCGCACGTGATGGCCCAGGCCGTGCAGGAACTGTTCCCCAACACCCTGCTGGGCATCGGGCCGCCGGTCGAGAACGGTTTCTACTACGACTTCCTGCCGTCTCGGCCGTTCACGCCAGAGGACCTGTCGGCCATCGAGAAGAAGATGACCGAGATCATCAAGGCGGCGCAGCGCTTTTCCCGTCGTGAGATCGCCGACGACGACGCGCGTTCGGAGTTGGCGCACGAGAAGTTCAAACTCGAGCTGATCGGCCTGAAGGGCGGCGGCGAGGCGGACAGTCCGGAGGCGGGAAACTACACGGCGTCGGAGTTGGACGCCGAGGAGGCCTCGCAGGTGGGCGGCGGCCGGTTGACCATGTACGACAACGTCAACAAGGACGGCTCGCTGGCCTGGACCGATCTGTGCCGCGGTCCGCACCTGCCGACCACTCGTCGGATCCCGGCGTTCAAGCTGATGCGCACGGCAGCGGCTTACTGGCGTGGTGACCAGAAGAATGAGCAACTGCAGCGGATCTACGGCACGGCCTGGCCGTCGAAAGACGCGCTGAAGGAGTACCTGAACCGTCTGGAGGAGGCGGCCAAGCGCGACCACCGCAAGCTCGGCGTCGAGCTCGATCTGTTCAGTTTCCCCGACGAACTCGGGTCCGGCCTTGCGGTGTTTCATCCCAAGGGCGGCATCCTGCGGCGGGAACTGGAAGGCTACGTCCGGCAGCGGCACATCGACGAAGGCTTCGACTTCGTCAACACCCCGCACATCAGCAAGGACGGCCTGTTCCACACCTCCGGTCATCTGCCTTACTACGCCGACACGATGTTTCCCCCGATGGATCTGGAGGGAAGTGAGTACCGGCTCAAGGCCATGAACTGCCCGATGCACAATCTGATCTACCGATCCCGCGGACGCTCTTACCGGGAACTGCCGCTGCGGCTGTTCGAGTTCGGCTCCGTGTACCGGTACGAGATGTCCGGCGTGGTGCACGGACTGACCCGGGTACGGGGTATGACGCAGGACGACTCGCACACCTACTGCACCCCGGAGCAGGCACCGGGGGAGATCAAGCTGCTGCTGAACTTCCTGCTGGGCCTGTTGCGAGATTTCGGGCTGGACGACTTCTACCTCGAGCTGTCCACCCGCGACCCTAATTCCGACAAGTTCATCGGGTCGGACTCGGATTGGGAGACGGCGACCGCGGTGCTTGAGCAGGCGGCGCTCGACACGGGACTGGAACTGGTGCCCGATCCGGGCGGCGCCGCCTTCTACGGCCCGAAGGTTTCCGTGCAGGCGCGCGACGCGATCGGCCGGACCTGGCAGATGTCGACCGTGCAGTACGACTTCAACCAGCCCGCGCGCTTCGAACTGGAATACCAGTCCTCCGACGGCTCGCGCCAGCAACCGGTCATGATCCATTCGGCCAAGTTCGGGTCGATCGAGCGCTTCATCGGGGTGCTGACCGAGCACTACGCGGGTGCGTTCCCGGCGTGGCTGGCACCGGTCCAGGCGATCGCGATTCCCGTCTCCGACGACCAGATCGACTATCTCCTCGACGTCGCCGCCACCCTCAAGAAGGCCGGAATTCGCGTCGAGGTGGACGCCAGCTCCGAGCGCATGCAGAAGAAGATTCGGTCGGCGCAGCAGGCGAAAGTGCCGTTCATGCTGATCGCGGGTGCGCAGGATGTCGACAACCGTGCGGTGTCCTTCCGCTATCGCGACGGCGAGCAGCGCAACGGCGTCCCCATCGAGCAGGCCGTTGCCGAGATCGCCGACTTCGTCGCGCGGCGGGTCAATTCCTCGCCGACCGCGGCCGATTTCGGAGCCGGCACGGGTCCTCGATCGTGA
- a CDS encoding class I SAM-dependent methyltransferase gives MDSAAWDERYAAAELVWSGGPNQFVATELADLAPGRALDLGAGEGRNALWLAQAGWAVTVVDFSRVALDKGRRRAEGVLGHAAGLLAWHHADLLDYQPEPAAFDLALICYLQVAPEPRRRILHRAAEALAQGGTLLVIGHDSTNLTDGVGGPQDAAVLYSPDDVVTDLALTGVSLRVERAERVQRMVDGADRPAIDVLVRALALGE, from the coding sequence GTGGACAGTGCCGCCTGGGACGAGCGTTATGCCGCCGCCGAGCTCGTCTGGTCAGGTGGTCCCAATCAGTTCGTGGCGACCGAGTTGGCCGACCTGGCACCCGGGCGTGCTCTGGATTTGGGCGCCGGGGAGGGGAGAAACGCGCTGTGGCTGGCCCAGGCGGGATGGGCGGTCACCGTGGTCGACTTCAGCCGGGTAGCGCTGGACAAGGGCCGGCGACGGGCGGAGGGCGTGCTGGGTCACGCCGCCGGACTGCTCGCCTGGCACCATGCCGATCTACTGGACTACCAGCCCGAGCCGGCCGCATTCGACCTGGCCCTGATCTGTTACCTACAGGTCGCGCCCGAGCCGCGCCGCCGGATTCTGCACCGCGCGGCCGAGGCGCTGGCTCAGGGTGGGACCCTGCTGGTCATCGGCCACGACTCGACCAACCTGACCGATGGCGTCGGCGGCCCCCAGGACGCCGCGGTGCTCTACAGCCCGGATGACGTCGTGACCGATCTGGCTCTTACCGGGGTCAGCCTGCGCGTGGAGCGAGCCGAGCGGGTGCAGCGAATGGTCGACGGCGCCGACCGCCCCGCGATCGACGTGCTGGTACGTGCGCTGGCCCTGGGCGAATGA